In the Pseudomonas sp. DTU_2021_1001937_2_SI_NGA_ILE_001 genome, one interval contains:
- a CDS encoding DUF1289 domain-containing protein: MTTEQPPEKPVRSPCVSICSLDEADICTGCQRSVQEITGWSRMSNDERRAVLVLCHERAKAQGVLWSL, encoded by the coding sequence ATGACGACTGAACAGCCCCCGGAAAAACCCGTGCGTTCGCCGTGCGTGAGCATCTGTTCGCTGGACGAAGCCGACATCTGCACCGGCTGCCAGCGCAGCGTGCAGGAAATCACCGGCTGGAGCCGCATGAGCAACGACGAACGCCGCGCCGTATTGGTTCTGTGCCATGAGCGAGCCAAGGCACAAGGGGTGCTCTGGAGCCTCTGA